Proteins from one Niallia circulans genomic window:
- a CDS encoding phosphoribosyltransferase family protein, translated as MKNLHTLTYSHKKISLPILSELKMHIEITENPFELEVQELFQMAARINKKRSFLFVSKLLGKHIPIKPKLGLWTGFALAARYEELKTGVVSASRDVLLKAYYDNIASFRDEPIIAKEIASPIIIGFAETATALGHSFYKAFSHAAFFHTTREVVDGMESIISFEEEHSHATSHRCYIDASMLDTQREVILVDDELTTGNTAINIIRDIQAKYPRTEYTVVSILDWRSKENEAKLKSLEQELGITIRCVSLIKGVFQLEGELNNVSDGQEETGISTNIVETEYISLAEFTKDNLLPFSSRTLLDERNVSPYLKNTGRFGLHSSEIDWVEAAASFLAQKRIGSQTLSIGTGEFMYIPMKIASLMGDGVYYQSSTRSPIYPHNEHYYGAKTAIHFLNPEDTSIDHYLYNLTEYAYDDIFVFFERKLDEAKLNPLLDKLKGTGARKINIVYAAGGK; from the coding sequence ATGAAGAATTTACATACATTGACTTACTCACACAAGAAAATTTCGTTACCAATCCTAAGTGAATTAAAAATGCATATTGAAATAACGGAAAATCCTTTTGAACTGGAAGTACAAGAGCTGTTTCAAATGGCAGCGAGAATTAATAAAAAAAGATCCTTTTTATTCGTCAGCAAGCTACTTGGAAAACATATTCCTATTAAACCAAAATTAGGATTGTGGACCGGATTTGCGCTTGCTGCCAGATATGAAGAATTAAAGACTGGCGTTGTATCTGCTTCTAGAGATGTATTGCTGAAAGCCTATTATGACAATATTGCCAGCTTTCGTGATGAACCGATTATTGCCAAGGAAATAGCAAGCCCAATTATCATTGGATTTGCAGAAACAGCAACAGCGCTTGGCCATAGTTTTTATAAGGCGTTTTCTCATGCAGCCTTTTTTCATACCACGAGAGAAGTGGTGGATGGTATGGAATCTATCATCTCTTTTGAGGAGGAGCATTCCCACGCTACCTCACATCGCTGTTATATCGACGCCTCCATGCTTGATACACAGCGAGAGGTTATATTAGTTGATGATGAACTGACAACAGGCAATACGGCCATTAATATCATTCGAGATATACAGGCGAAATATCCGCGCACAGAATATACAGTTGTCTCGATACTTGATTGGCGTTCAAAGGAAAATGAAGCAAAGCTTAAAAGCCTTGAACAAGAGCTTGGGATAACTATTCGTTGTGTAAGCTTAATAAAAGGTGTTTTTCAATTAGAAGGTGAGTTAAATAATGTCAGTGACGGACAGGAAGAAACAGGCATATCAACAAATATTGTGGAAACAGAATATATTAGCTTAGCCGAATTTACGAAGGATAACTTGCTGCCTTTTTCCTCAAGAACGCTACTTGACGAACGCAATGTAAGCCCTTATTTAAAGAATACAGGCAGATTTGGTCTCCACTCAAGTGAAATAGATTGGGTGGAGGCAGCGGCGTCCTTTCTTGCCCAAAAGCGCATTGGCAGTCAAACACTTTCCATAGGAACAGGCGAGTTTATGTATATTCCAATGAAGATTGCATCTCTGATGGGAGATGGGGTCTACTATCAATCAAGTACGAGAAGCCCTATTTATCCTCATAATGAACATTATTATGGAGCAAAAACAGCGATTCACTTCCTTAATCCGGAAGATACTAGTATTGACCACTATTTGTATAATTTAACAGAATATGCATATGATGATATTTTTGTATTTTTTGAGAGAAAACTTGACGAAGCAAAGCTCAACCCATTGCTTGACAAGCTAAAGGGCACTGGAGCTAGAAAAATAAACATAGTGTATGCAGCGGGAGGTAAGTGA
- a CDS encoding cysteine protease StiP family protein: MKQKTGQRRFGSYKQEDVVFLLKDLSDFSLEGNTEEREKRIQGGQHYSETLPIEYNPPENYLQVFWETLAEYKTKVAFCTAVVAEQIYRRKGQNTVLVSLARAGTPIGILMKRYLQFKYSENIPHYSISIIRDRGIDENALNYILNSHPGCNIQFVDGWTGKGAISIELTKSVQDFEEKHGVKLDDSLAVVADPGYCTDLFGTREDFLIPSACLNSTVSGLVSRTVLNDAYIGTNDFHGAKYYQELEEYDVSEQYLEQIASRFLHINEHELEEAIAEIRNAEEVSFKGMQEVLEIKEAFGIETANYVKPGVGETTRVLLRRVPWKILMKDPDSPYVRHIIMLAKERNVEIIPYPNMSYTCCGLIKKVGEEK; the protein is encoded by the coding sequence ATGAAACAGAAAACTGGACAGAGAAGGTTTGGATCATATAAGCAGGAGGATGTCGTTTTTCTGTTAAAGGACTTAAGTGACTTCAGCTTAGAGGGGAATACAGAAGAGCGGGAAAAACGTATACAAGGTGGTCAGCATTATAGTGAGACATTGCCGATTGAATACAATCCTCCAGAAAACTATTTGCAGGTTTTTTGGGAAACTCTCGCAGAATACAAAACTAAGGTAGCCTTTTGCACCGCAGTCGTTGCAGAGCAAATATACAGAAGAAAAGGGCAAAACACTGTCCTCGTTTCTCTTGCAAGAGCAGGCACACCAATCGGTATATTGATGAAGCGATACCTACAATTTAAGTATAGTGAAAACATTCCTCACTACAGCATCTCCATTATCAGGGATAGAGGAATAGACGAAAATGCGCTTAACTACATACTAAACTCTCATCCTGGCTGCAATATTCAATTTGTGGACGGCTGGACAGGTAAAGGAGCAATTTCCATTGAATTGACAAAGTCCGTGCAGGACTTCGAAGAAAAGCATGGCGTAAAGCTTGATGATAGTCTTGCTGTTGTCGCAGATCCAGGCTATTGTACAGATTTGTTTGGCACTAGAGAGGATTTTCTTATTCCAAGCGCGTGCCTTAATTCGACCGTTTCAGGACTTGTCAGCAGAACAGTCCTTAATGATGCTTACATCGGAACAAATGATTTTCATGGCGCAAAATATTATCAAGAATTAGAAGAATATGACGTTTCAGAACAGTACTTAGAACAAATCGCTTCGCGATTTCTACACATAAATGAACATGAATTAGAAGAAGCGATTGCGGAAATCAGAAATGCTGAAGAAGTTTCCTTTAAAGGAATGCAGGAGGTTTTAGAGATAAAGGAAGCCTTTGGAATTGAAACGGCCAATTACGTTAAGCCGGGAGTTGGAGAAACAACAAGGGTGCTTTTAAGACGTGTGCCATGGAAAATCTTAATGAAGGACCCTGATAGCCCTTATGTACGTCATATCATCATGCTGGCAAAGGAACGGAATGTAGAAATAATCCCATATCCAAATATGAGTTATACATGCTGTGGTCTCATTAAAAAAGTGGGTGAAGAAAAATGA
- a CDS encoding HAD family hydrolase, with protein MMMFASDLDRTLIYSQRALSEMGTPLNKEMVAVEKRNGENISYMKETALNLLKELSGELLFVPVTTRTYEQYKRIFIFTEEIPVTYSVTSNGANIHYKGEILTDWTETVQRKLAEECSHKEDLMKLLQGFKLPGEMKIADDLFFYFILTEQITADTKRQIGEIAAENGWKLSLQGRKLYFMPSPVCKGEAVKFIQKREGITQIAGAGDSLLDVPLLDVCTHPFMPRHGEMASELMSANTFSFTRTKGANAGEEIIESVHQLVKRSSIPLQESL; from the coding sequence ATGATGATGTTCGCATCCGATTTGGACAGAACGCTAATTTATTCACAACGTGCCCTTTCTGAAATGGGTACACCACTTAATAAAGAAATGGTCGCTGTTGAAAAAAGGAATGGAGAGAATATCTCTTATATGAAGGAAACAGCACTGAATCTTCTTAAGGAACTTTCTGGTGAACTCCTGTTTGTCCCAGTTACGACAAGAACATATGAGCAATATAAGCGCATCTTTATTTTCACAGAGGAAATACCAGTGACATATAGTGTGACTTCAAATGGAGCGAATATCCATTATAAAGGAGAAATCCTTACTGACTGGACAGAAACAGTACAAAGAAAGCTTGCAGAAGAATGTAGCCATAAAGAAGATTTAATGAAACTTCTGCAAGGATTTAAGCTTCCAGGGGAAATGAAAATAGCAGATGATCTGTTCTTTTATTTTATATTAACAGAACAAATAACGGCGGATACCAAAAGACAGATAGGAGAAATTGCTGCAGAAAATGGCTGGAAGCTGTCATTGCAGGGAAGAAAACTGTACTTCATGCCATCTCCTGTATGTAAGGGAGAAGCAGTAAAGTTTATTCAAAAGCGCGAGGGCATAACACAAATAGCAGGTGCAGGAGATTCCCTGCTTGATGTCCCTTTATTGGATGTGTGTACACATCCATTTATGCCAAGGCATGGAGAAATGGCTTCAGAGCTGATGAGTGCTAATACATTTTCTTTCACGAGAACCAAAGGAGCAAATGCTGGTGAAGAGATTATTGAGTCTGTTCACCAGCTTGTAAAGCGAAGTTCTATTCCTCTGCAGGAGAGTCTTTGA
- a CDS encoding YceG family protein translates to MNVNLHTLNGQILPVSLENWYTTMQQPLKSRPFYKEENGTITFGQVFVKLLGVPMDEDEYYNQLYDWVHAEDNNLELISNNHLNRVFDNKHFQAIQKLMNLLHEQNLSVNRFVAFLDGENLILKSTSPSIHRKLRESMIKLVERFAETEPNGLKSSELRRVLVDVIKWSINHLQPSLEACGDSERLPQYLWYGAGNKSQAYFLTYLSQIGCDLLIVSPDGNDVFEQIAGDVQPVFIHRYPQAKEAEEFPTEKRRRTATVAYRASKEIESILNHEGSGLYKPWQLRDYTPMSVTLKTTYDELFLLEKEKAMIRPNFEVSNGEVKIPTIFAKVFGVSSNRKEYWDRMHTLVNVEHALLIKNFPFTRAIVSDYRFHYRNALGKDGKLDINKMMGSNYWSYGRLPIGLQKGIASSIRSICHNPRLQALPHETSEEAAIFLFTQGLIIPADILKLLQRFDYSQEVPSIILYKTEQNGIFTREDAAILLLLNAFGVDIILYNPPGHIDIEPFITEGSYDSHWLEDVVFELEYKEESFFKKMILNGFKKNRRGD, encoded by the coding sequence ATGAATGTTAATTTACACACACTGAATGGGCAGATACTTCCTGTATCATTGGAAAACTGGTACACAACCATGCAACAGCCGCTGAAAAGCCGGCCTTTTTATAAGGAAGAAAACGGAACCATTACCTTTGGGCAAGTGTTTGTTAAGCTTCTTGGTGTGCCGATGGATGAAGATGAATATTATAACCAGCTTTATGATTGGGTTCATGCAGAAGACAATAACTTAGAACTGATTAGCAATAATCATTTGAACCGTGTTTTCGATAACAAGCATTTTCAAGCGATTCAAAAACTAATGAATTTACTTCATGAACAAAATCTTTCTGTTAATCGGTTTGTTGCCTTTTTGGATGGAGAAAATCTCATATTAAAATCAACCAGCCCTTCTATACACCGAAAATTAAGGGAAAGCATGATAAAGCTTGTTGAACGCTTTGCTGAAACAGAACCAAATGGCTTAAAGAGCAGTGAGCTGCGCAGGGTGCTTGTTGATGTTATTAAATGGTCTATCAATCACCTTCAGCCAAGTCTTGAGGCATGCGGTGATAGTGAGAGACTTCCGCAATACTTGTGGTACGGTGCAGGCAATAAAAGCCAAGCCTATTTTTTAACATATTTATCGCAAATCGGGTGTGATTTGTTGATTGTTAGTCCAGATGGGAACGATGTTTTCGAGCAAATTGCCGGTGACGTTCAGCCTGTTTTTATCCATAGATATCCGCAAGCAAAAGAAGCAGAGGAGTTTCCGACGGAAAAAAGGAGAAGAACAGCAACTGTTGCTTACAGAGCGTCAAAAGAAATAGAGAGCATTTTAAATCATGAAGGCTCTGGCCTTTATAAACCATGGCAGCTGAGGGATTACACACCAATGTCCGTCACGCTCAAGACAACATATGACGAGCTTTTTTTGCTGGAAAAAGAAAAAGCGATGATACGTCCAAATTTTGAAGTGAGTAATGGAGAAGTGAAAATTCCTACTATTTTTGCTAAAGTATTTGGTGTAAGCAGCAATAGGAAAGAATATTGGGATAGGATGCATACTCTTGTTAATGTGGAACATGCCCTGTTAATAAAGAATTTTCCTTTTACAAGGGCAATCGTCAGCGATTATCGTTTTCATTATCGCAATGCTCTTGGCAAAGATGGGAAATTGGACATAAACAAAATGATGGGATCAAACTATTGGAGCTACGGCCGTTTGCCAATCGGATTGCAAAAAGGAATCGCATCAAGCATTCGCTCTATTTGCCATAACCCCCGTCTTCAGGCATTGCCGCATGAAACTTCAGAAGAAGCAGCTATTTTCCTGTTCACACAAGGACTAATCATACCTGCTGATATTTTGAAGCTGCTACAGAGGTTTGACTACTCGCAGGAAGTGCCAAGCATCATTCTGTATAAGACAGAGCAAAATGGCATTTTTACGAGAGAGGATGCAGCAATATTGCTGTTATTAAATGCATTCGGAGTGGATATTATTCTATATAATCCGCCAGGCCATATTGACATAGAGCCATTTATTACTGAAGGCTCCTATGATTCCCACTGGCTCGAGGATGTTGTGTTTGAACTGGAATATAAGGAAGAGTCATTCTTTAAGAAAATGATACTGAATGGTTTTAAAAAAAATAGAAGGGGAGATTAG
- a CDS encoding toxic anion resistance protein, translating to MQSSNSSSNEHQVIDVLTENKVSEIKLALRNEPEVQQLAKSIDERDQIQILEFGKEPAVQISKFSDQILSNMRTTKVEDSGELLKQLGRIMDKFDKKDFEQSSKGLFGKLFKKSEKIMEKLFGKYQSMGSEIDKVYVEISKYQTEMVDSTNMLDNMYEQNYQYYLTLEKYAVAGAMKSDQLKQEVLPTIEAKAIQGDQLASMQLDTLRNAIELIDQRVYDLEMAKMVALQTAPQIRLLQRGNTKLIGKINSAFVTTIPIFKNGLIQAVAAKRQKLVADSMSELDRRTNEMLVRNAQNISQQSVDIARMAGAPSIKIETIEESWNIIMKGMQETKSIEEDNKRLREEGTKKLEQLHSNFKQMKLKG from the coding sequence ATGCAATCATCTAATTCTTCAAGCAATGAACACCAAGTTATAGATGTGTTAACGGAAAATAAAGTTTCTGAAATCAAGCTTGCCTTAAGAAATGAACCAGAAGTGCAGCAGTTGGCAAAATCAATTGATGAAAGAGACCAAATTCAAATACTAGAGTTCGGAAAAGAGCCTGCTGTGCAGATTTCTAAATTCTCTGATCAAATCCTCAGCAATATGAGAACAACAAAAGTCGAAGATTCAGGAGAACTGCTGAAGCAGCTTGGCAGGATTATGGATAAGTTCGATAAAAAGGACTTTGAGCAATCCTCAAAGGGCCTGTTTGGAAAGCTGTTCAAAAAAAGCGAAAAAATCATGGAGAAGCTGTTTGGTAAGTACCAGTCAATGGGATCGGAAATTGATAAGGTTTATGTTGAAATTTCCAAATACCAAACAGAGATGGTTGATTCGACAAACATGCTAGACAATATGTATGAGCAAAACTATCAATATTATTTGACGCTTGAGAAATATGCTGTTGCAGGTGCAATGAAATCAGATCAGCTCAAACAAGAGGTGCTTCCGACAATTGAAGCAAAAGCAATCCAAGGAGATCAGCTTGCCTCGATGCAGCTTGATACCTTAAGAAATGCGATTGAACTAATCGACCAGCGTGTGTATGATCTGGAAATGGCCAAAATGGTCGCATTGCAAACAGCACCGCAAATAAGACTGCTGCAGCGCGGTAATACGAAATTAATCGGTAAGATTAACTCTGCTTTTGTTACAACAATTCCGATCTTTAAAAACGGCTTGATTCAAGCTGTTGCAGCTAAAAGACAGAAGCTAGTAGCAGACAGCATGAGCGAGCTTGACCGCCGCACGAATGAGATGCTTGTCCGCAATGCACAAAATATTTCACAGCAAAGTGTGGATATTGCGAGAATGGCAGGTGCGCCAAGCATTAAAATTGAGACAATCGAGGAATCCTGGAATATCATTATGAAAGGTATGCAGGAAACAAAATCGATTGAAGAAGATAATAAGAGGCTCCGTGAAGAAGGTACGAAAAAACTGGAGCAGCTTCACAGTAATTTCAAACAAATGAAATTAAAAGGCTAA
- a CDS encoding TerD family protein, producing MAINLQKGQRVDLTKGNPGLSKIMVGLGWDPVQQNKGGGLFGSLFGGGSGGANVDCDASVLMLDENGKVKGNSDVIYFGNLKSRDGSIQHTGDNLTGDGAGDDEQIFVELSRVPASVHKLVFVVNIYDAVKRKQHFGMIQNAFIRIVNPSSNESLLHYNLTDNYNGMTSLIVGELYRHGQEWKFGAIGSGTTAGSLGEVVKSYS from the coding sequence ATGGCAATCAATCTGCAAAAAGGACAAAGAGTAGATTTGACGAAAGGCAATCCTGGTTTATCAAAAATTATGGTAGGTCTTGGTTGGGATCCAGTTCAGCAAAATAAAGGTGGCGGACTGTTTGGTTCTTTATTTGGCGGCGGTTCTGGCGGAGCAAATGTTGACTGTGATGCATCTGTTTTAATGCTTGATGAAAATGGAAAAGTAAAAGGAAACAGTGATGTAATATATTTTGGAAACTTGAAAAGCAGAGATGGCAGCATTCAGCATACTGGCGATAATTTGACTGGTGATGGTGCAGGGGATGATGAACAAATTTTTGTTGAATTAAGCCGTGTTCCTGCTTCCGTACATAAGCTTGTTTTCGTTGTTAATATTTATGATGCAGTGAAAAGAAAACAGCATTTCGGAATGATTCAAAACGCATTTATTCGCATTGTTAATCCAAGTTCTAATGAGTCACTGCTGCACTACAATTTGACAGATAACTATAATGGCATGACAAGCTTAATCGTTGGTGAACTGTACAGACATGGTCAAGAATGGAAGTTTGGCGCAATTGGTTCTGGTACAACTGCTGGCAGTCTTGGTGAAGTAGTAAAATCTTATTCTTAA
- a CDS encoding TerD family protein, whose translation MSINLSKGQRIDLTKTNPGLTRAIIGLGWDTNRYDGGVDFDLDASAFLADANGKVINDVDFIFYNNLAHPSGGVEHTGDNRTGEGDGDDEQIVIDFSKIPAHVHKVGIAVTIHDADSRSQNFGQVSNAFVRVVNEETNVEILRYDLGEDFSVETAVVICELYKHNGDWKFNAIGSGFSGGLAALCRNYGLDV comes from the coding sequence ATGAGCATCAATCTATCAAAAGGACAAAGAATTGACCTGACAAAAACGAATCCAGGCCTAACGAGAGCTATTATCGGATTAGGCTGGGACACAAATCGCTATGACGGAGGAGTTGACTTTGACTTGGATGCATCCGCATTTCTGGCAGATGCAAACGGCAAAGTGATAAATGATGTAGATTTCATTTTCTACAACAACCTTGCACATCCGAGCGGCGGTGTGGAGCATACAGGCGATAACCGAACAGGTGAAGGGGATGGGGATGATGAACAAATCGTCATCGACTTTTCCAAAATCCCTGCACATGTTCACAAAGTTGGCATTGCAGTGACAATTCATGATGCAGATTCTAGAAGTCAAAATTTTGGTCAAGTTTCCAACGCGTTTGTTCGTGTTGTGAATGAGGAAACAAATGTAGAAATACTTCGGTATGATTTAGGAGAAGATTTTTCTGTAGAGACAGCCGTTGTCATTTGCGAATTGTACAAGCATAATGGCGATTGGAAGTTTAATGCGATTGGCAGCGGATTCTCTGGCGGCCTTGCAGCACTTTGCCGCAATTACGGATTGGACGTATAA